The genomic window cgcgcggcgtgatgaaAGGAAAGACAACTGCGTcgggggcgtggagctatcacgcgTGGCGTGAAGATTgcagagttgaagatcagagacctcagatttgatcacgcgccgcgtgataccgttacacgcgcggcgtagttgaaggatttgcaaccacgcgcggcgtgatagatctggcgcgcggcgtggttgcgattattatataaggattctgcatTTTCTGTAAAAGAGGTTGGAAAATCTGCTACATTTCATCTACTATCTGGTTTTGGAGCTTACACAGTTAGATCCAGACCTTCATAGGATAGCTTCAAGCTCCTCAATAGCATGGGATCTCAAGCCATGAcgttgaagctaggacgcgatcgaagcaacatgaggagctaaattccttgtggaggtaggatctaggatagcttaggatgtagttgaatctcatgtaatctgcttaattgtaaggatttactctgttaacagtgtttacttaatgcaattcttctcttaatgctttatgatccttcattagtgttgtaatgattttgagttaagtcacgtatgagaatattgatttaatgtctgaactgaattgcattgagcactcgagtgtttccggtcgagagattgaaacatagagtgtagcgaacgatcgacgcgctttcatatcattcgtcgtaggtagcttccgcccgagagatcgggggagtatcgacaacgaatagagtggattttgacaagagattgcgattcactaatttgttgatccagttgtgaacacttgagtaaattcgtaTGATAaggtagattgcatgtgatttagctatagactaggtgattccgatgattctacctcgcttttccacttattacaaagcacgttttctaacaattcatcactcaacatacccccaaatttatgtgtatttcttgcataatgtttataaactctattagactagtttaatcacacaatccctgtggatcgatattttattactacgtggtatttcgttcacttgcgaaaattatccatcaaaaCCAATTGGTAATGGGAATACATTGAACACGTACTTGAACTCCAAGGTACGTGGTGGTTTGATTTTCACGAAAGACAAAAACTCTACTAGAAAGAGGAGTAAAGATGAGTGTGACATGGCAGTGCCATGATCCCTTAAGAAAGGGGTCGgccatgttaaaaaaaaaaaaaagccttttAGAAAGTCTATTATAGTATGTATACATATACACATTATAGTATATACGTCTAATATTAAAATAGATCATGAAGTGTAACTTTTAGAAATCTATAGAGACAACTAAAGAGAAAGCAAAGATGAGCGGCTGAACTATCCTTATGGCTGTTTTCGTGTCTAGGATTTTGGTTTCCACTATATGTTAACGGTCTAATGGATGACAATTATATGGATTGGGGTTCGATGTGCAGTCGGCCACATATAGATCGTCTGATCATAGATCAGACAATCCAAATTTTAAGACCAGATTTCATAAGTAAATTTTAAGGCCAAATTTGCTGACTGCATGCCCATACTCAAATCCCAATTATATAGTTATAAACCATTGAGGGCAAGAATCTCTCAAAGTTTAAGTGAATAACACAACCTATCACCATCAATTCATAAACAAAAACTCAATCAAATACGACAAATATCGTGAAAGACAAAGGGTGAGTTAGAAAATAGGGGAAATTACACTAACCTCTCCCGAGAGGTTACTTTAAATAACACAAACACTTCCTCTAATTTTAAAACATACACTAACCTTCCtttagtttttattaaatagacACACAACTCCCTTTTTGGTTAACACCGTTAGATTCTCCGTTATATAACAAAAGCCGAAGAAAAAAACACAGAATTTCAATCTCAACCAGCAGCTGCAAATCAATGTACGTTGCACCTCTAATAATATAACTACACTAAGATTTGGAAACACGAGACTTTTGTTGCCTTTAGGAAGCAATTGTTATTGTGATAATAAAATTGCAAATGAATCAATAAGAATGTCAGAAATACTCAATCAAATGGTTTTCTTTTGCTGACAATCACAATTTGTTTCATAATTTAGTACAGGTTGCAACTTTTCCATTAAGTAGTACATGCTTTAATTGGAGCTTCGTGAGAATTAAAGGGATGAGATGAGGTTGGGCTGGAGCAATTAATCTGGTTGAAACGAAtgacaagaacaacaacaacaacgtaAACCTCGATGAGAACAACAAGAACGGTGGTGCAAAAACGGACGAGAACGAGCAAGTACAACAGTAGGAAGATAATTTCTTGAGAGAATGGAAGGGTTTCAGTTTTTAGAGTGTATTAtgaaagagaaaacaaaaagtTTCTCTTTTTTAACGGCAATTTGACTGGAGTATAACTAGAGGGGAGGTTTACAATGCTTGTGAAAATAGAGGGGAGGTTAGTTGCATTTAGATCAAACTTAGGGGAAGGGGAGGTTGTTGTAATTTACCCCAGAAAATAGTTAACACATGAAACAATCTACTTACGAAGTCACAATTGCGTATTTATTTCACATCTCACAAAGTCACAATTCCTAACATGCATTCAGGGATATACATCCATTTGATAATAACAAACACAACTAGAAAAATAGTATAATCTGACCAGAACGTTATTTAACTAGAACAAACAGAGACATTAATTCTTTAATCAAACGCATCTTTTACTGACTTtgaccttaaatccatgtttcATACGAATAACAATAGAATCCCTTGGAGTTATAGAGTGACCTTCCACCACTTGTATCTTGAACTTCAATAACAATGCAACTGCAACCATTTTCATTTGAACAAAGCTCATATCTTTCCCTATACACTTTCTAGGACCTGCATTAAATGCTATGAACTTGTAAGATGGTACATGCTTAATTTGTTCTCTGTCTGATATCCATCTTTCTGGCTTAAATTCCAAACAATCGTCACCCCATATTTGTTCCATCCTTCCCATTGCATACAAAGAATATATTAACTTTGTATTTGGACTAACATGATTTCCGCTAGGTAGTATATCATATTTAATTGCACACTTGTGTTCAAATGCTATAGGAGGATAAAGCCTTAAGGCTTCACAAATAGCTCCATGAAGGTAAACTAGCTTATCAAGCTCTTCTACACTTAAATTTGCGATCAATTTCTCCTCTTGTGTTAAACAATTATCTTTGATCTCTTGAATAATTTTAGCTTCTTCAATAGGATGAGTCAAAACAAGCCAAAAGAACCAATTGAGACTTGAACTAACTGATCCGTTTCCTGCGAGCAAAAGATTGATTGCAGTGTCTCTAATGTATGTCTCAACCATTTCCCCTTTTTCCAATATTCCTTCATTCATTAGTTCTTTTAGCAAGCAAGAATTTGATTCATCCACATCTTCACTGCTTCTCAATCTTCTTTTCTCTTCATCGCCTTTATAATAAGCTATACGGTTGTTCAAGAATTCATAAAGCTTTTCTTGAGCTACCATTCCTTTCTTCTCTTGACCAATTTTTAGCCATTTTTGTAACTTCCAAATACAATTTGGAATGAGATGCCTCAACAATATCATATCCTCAAGCACAGAAATAGCTTTTACATAAGCAATATCTTCGAGCTCATTGAGATTGTTAGGAAGGATATTAGAATCAAATCCAAATAAAGAAGTGAATGCAATATCGAAAGTGAACCTCTCAAGAATATCTTGTAGATCAAGTATTTGTTCACCTTTGGATGCATAATCAAGAAATGGTAATAGGCAATTCTCTAGCTTCTTTTGAATGTTTTGTTCAAGGAATATCTTGAAACTATTCCTTTTGAGCAATGATTGAAGTAGTGTCCTCTCTTGTTTCCACTCATTGGTATCCAAATTGAAAATACCAAGACCAAAAACTTCAAAAATCTCATGGAAATCAGACCCTTTCCCATAGTTGGTGAAATTCTTGCTAGTGATGTGGTGCACATTCATGGGATCACTAGTGAGGATAAAGTTGGCAATGTTTGTGAACCAAGGTCCTTTGAACACAAAAGTGCCACCATAATGTTTCAAAATAAAGGTTGCATAATCATGAATATTGGATTGATTATGCAATACTGATGGTAGCATGCCAATTATTGGCCAATTTGTTATAATTACATTATTTTTGTCGCGTTTCCAAATATTGTAGAATATCATGAAAAAAATGGCTACAAATAATGTAATATACTCAAACATGGTTATTGTAGTTAGAAAAAAAGTGGATGTAATTCAAATTTGGTCTGTGTTGTATGATATCATGATGAAGAGTATGCATGCGTATAAATACTCGATCAattgtaataaaataaatacaaatgcGTGCATCAATTAATGTATTAGATATAATTAATATCAACTGGGTCATAGTGATAAAAGTGATAAAACTGTTTTGCTGTTTTTGTCTGTAACCATGTGTAGAGATGGTTATTGTTTTGGAGTTGATTTGCTGTGTGTTGACAAATGACTTATGCCTacttaagaaaattattttggcctgttcccaaaaaaaaaaaaaatatcaactgGGATCTATATTAGGTCGAGATgactaaaatgactaaaatACCTCTCGTTATTTAGGTAGCAAATTCCGTTCGCACTTTATGAAGTTGGtgacaatgttttttttactcaacCCCAACGTCTGCACCCTTCATGTCCcccataaataaatatattatgaaaaaacACATTTCGTGATAAGTGctcaaaaacattaattttaccCATATATTTTAAGTAGTAGCTTTTTcgaaaaattttcaaaataaaaaacaagagACACAACACCAAATCTCTTGACTGCCGGAAATGGAACAACGAGTTCTGGTCTTTTGGCTTGTTTCAACACATCCTATTGTAGAAGGTAAAATTATTCAAGAGATCAAAGATAATTGTTTAACACAAGACGAGAATTTTGTCACGAATTTAAGTGTGGAAGTGCATGAAAAGCTAGTTTACCTTTATGGAGCTATAAGTGAAGCCTTAAGGCTTTATCCTCCTTTAGCATTTCAACACAAATGTGCAATCAAAGAGGATATACTACCTAGTGGAGATCATGTAAGTCCAAATACAAAGTTAATAtattcagaggaggctcgcatgcatgtgcgaggtgtgcgacggcatagggcctcaaaattttgagggcctcaactcaaaattttgaggtcctataatattacttatatattatttatacctataaaatatcagatatatattaatagattaatttttaggccctaaaataatagttatatattgttaatgttcataaatatcatgagtatcaatatactccctccggtcctttttataaggaacaatttggaaaaaaaatttggtcatttttataagaaacaatcattaaatttattcttacaattccatttttacccttattaaattgtatccattccaaagttatgcattaattagagtgatatattccctaaggataaattaatacaccaaggttagttttggaatagattgtaaaattttagaatttttattaagaaagataaggtttcttggtatgtgtgttttttccaaattgttccttataataaggaccggagggagtattagttatctatactcgtaaatatagttctagtcattttaatctttgcataaaatttaatcttagattatgatgttcctttttgacgttatattcaaagataattattttgtatttcttgtttcatttaatttaatgtaagatttaatattgataatttatatgtttacaagaatattttttttatattatatgcaatttaaatcgataatttttttaatttttttttattaaggggccacttttatattttgcacagagcctcctaaaactcggagacgcccctgaaTATATTCTTTGTATGCAATGGGAAGGATGGAAAAAATATGGGGCGCAGATTGTTTGAAATTTAAGCCTGAAAGATGGATATCAAATAGAGGACAAATTATAAAAGTACCATCTTATAAGTTCATTGCATTCAATGCAGGTCCTAGAAGTTGTATTGGTAAAGATATAAACTTTCTTCAAATGAAAATGGTTGCAACTACAGTGTTGTGGAAGGTCAATCTATTACTCCAACAGTTTCTATAGTTCTTTCGCATgaaacatggatttaaggtcaCAGTTAGCAAAAGATTCATTTGATTCAAGAATTAAATTTCTATGAATTGTTCCTGGTGTATTTTaggtgtgtttttttttttttttttcaactgtttgtgtttttgttagtaattttgttggaaaatttatgttgaaataacatttttcttctaGTTATGTGTACTTTTGGTAGTATTTATATGTACTCTATATTTTTTCTTGGTCAcaaacatataatattatattttgccggtaaaaaaataaaataaaatccgtCTTTAGTCACAATCTCCTATAAAGTGCATATAATCAAACACTCCTCTCTCTCAACACACTTTTGtcgaattttatttttctttgagtTCTCTTCTTCCTCTATCGGTTAGGGTGGTTTTTAGTCatttttggcctaaaatcactcctttgcatatttttttctcttgtttttaatttaaataagtgattttcacattgtcttttagttgttttcttttgtatttgtGATTTCGCCGTCCGATTGCGGCGTTTGTGTTTGTCGTCTTCAATCAATTGcaaattcaatcaatgatttgagTATCAGTGTTGCAGATCCGAAAACATTGACATTTCGGTAACTTtaaatttatcatattatttatagGCATTTTGCAATTTGAGTCGGAATTCTAGACAACCAAATTCCTTGACAGGCACTACTAGCTGCAGCAATGAATTCAGCTTCAGTGGTGGACAATGTTACAAATGGTTGCTTCTTAGATGACCATGAAACTGCCTTGGTACTAATCATAAACACATAGCCAGATGTGCTTCTTctgtcatcatcatcaccagCATAATCAGAGTCAGACCAACCAACCAACTCTTCTCCTTTGCCTCTTTCATACCATAGACCATAGTTAGCAGTTCCTTTCAAATATCTGAGTATTCTTTTCACAGCAGCCATATGAATCTCAGTAGGTCTTTCCATATATCTTGCTACTAAGCACACAGAAAATGCAAGATCAAGCCTGGTGGCAAGCAAATACATCAGACAACCTACCATTTGCTTATAGATTGTTGCATTGCTGGCTTGTCCTGTTTCATCTTTCTGCAATTTACTTCCAGGCACAATAGGGTTGCTTACACTGTTACAATCATACATTCCAAATCTCTGAAGATTTCAACtgcatatttttgttgataCAAAAATATTCCATTACCATCTTGCTTTACTTCCACGCCAAGGAAGTATCTCATTTTACCCAAATCAGTCATTGCAAAATTTCTTTCCATAGAGCTCTTGAAATCAGCAAACAATTTTTGATCATTGCCTGTGAAGATCAAGTCACCAACATAGAGACTTACTACTATGATTCTTCCATCTGTTTCACTTTTGACAAATAGGGTATGCTCATGAGGACATTTTTCAAATCCTTCATGATTAAAGTAAGCTTCTATCTTGTTGTACCAAGCTCTTGGTGCCTGTCTCAAACCATACAATGACTTCTTTAACTTGTACACCaattctttgtttttcttttgataccCTAGAGGCTGGTCTACATATACTTCCTCATTGAGTTCTCCATGTAgaaatgcactttttacatcaaGTTGAAACACATACCAGTCTTTCAAGGCAGCTATAGCCAGAATTGTTTTGATAGTGTCCCACCTTGCAacaggtgcaaacacttcattgtagtCTATGCCCTGTTGCTGAGAGTAGCCTTTTGCCACCAATCTTGCTttgtatttttcaattttgccctgtTCATTGTACTTGGTTTTGTATATCCATTTTACCCCAATTTTCTTTGCACCAGCTGGTAATGTAGTCAGTTCCCAAGTATTATTGCTTTCAATAGCTTCAATTTCAGCATCCATGGCCTTTCTCCAAGTATCATGTTTACATGCCTCTTTATAAGTGGTGGGATCAGTGCTTGGTGTGAAGATAGCAAGGTTGTGCATCTCAGCTTCATCCGTGACAAAATCATCAAGGTATCCTAGTCTTTTTGAAACTCTTTTATCTAATGGAGGgttatcttcttcatcactgtCTTCTGAATCAAGGACTATTTGATCAGCCACATCATCATGTGCTTCATTTACATTCATTGACTCACTGTGATCATCATAACCCTCATTTGCTTCTTCACTATGTTTACTTGTTGAGCAAGCATCTGTGTCAGGGATCACTTCTCTTCCCTTGACTGTTTCAATTTCATTACTTTCCCAATTCCAttgttttgtttcatcaaaTTTTACATCTTTGCTCACCACTATCTTCCTTTTCATAGGATCATATAGCTTATAAGCCTTGGATTCATCACTTATTCCCAAGTAGATGCATACTATGCTTTTGTCATCAAGTTTCTTTCTTAGATTATCAGGCACATGAACATAAGCAATAGATCCAAAAACTTTGAAATGGCTTACTGATGGTTTAATTCCACTCCAGGCCTCTTCTGGTGTGGCATCCTTTACTACAAAAGTAGGACATCTATTGAGTATATGCACTGTCCAGTTgactgcttcaggccaaaaaCTCTTTGGCACATTCTTATCTTTCAACATGCTCCTTACCATATTCATAATGGTTCTATTCTTCCTCTTAAAGACCCCATTCTATTGAGGTGTGTAAGCAGCTATAAGTTGTCTTTTGATTCCTTGAACATCACAATATTCATTGAATGCAGTAGATGTATATTCACCTCCTCTGTCAGTTCTTAAACACTGTATCTTGAGCTTAGTTTCATTTTCCACCATAGCCTTGAACTTCTGGAAGGCAATGAATGCTTCAAATTTTTCACTCAAGAAGTATATCCATGTTTTTCTGCTTAGATCATCAATGAAGGTGATAAAGTATCTTTTCTTGCCATTAGATTCAGGATTGATAGGGTCACAGATGTTAGATTGTACTAACTGCAATTTTTCACTAGCTCTCCAGAGACTTTTCTTTGGCATTGAGTATCTCTGTTGCTTTCCCTTCATGCAGCTGACACACTTTTGTTCAGGTTCCTTCACATATGGCAGACCTTGTACCATCTTCTTCTGAGCCAAGATGTTGATCCCTTTGAAGCTCAAGTGTCCATATCTTTGATGCCAGAGTTGAGCATCATTACTTTATGCTGCTTTGAAGCAATTTGGAATCAATACTGGTGCTTTGATTATGTACATTCTATTCATTGACATATGAGTGAACATAATCAATCCATTTTCTTCATGGTACACTTTACAAGTGTCATTCTTGAACACTATTGTGAGATTTCTCTACTGTACCTTGAGTCATAGCTTCACCATGCATCTTCATCTTGTTAACAATGGTGAGAGTGCGTGAAAAGTAATCATCAATTGACTCTCCAATCTTCATATTCAGAGATTTATATTCTTTCCTCAGTGCCTGCAACTGTGCTCTTTTAACTTTGGTCGATCCTTGATACTTCAATCGCATAGAATCCCAAATTTCTTTGGTTGTATCCCTAGAAAGAATGGTTTCAAGAATTGTTCAATCAATTGCTTGAAAAAGATAGTTCTTTGCTTTCAGATCTTTCAATCTACTCTCTTCTGCAGACTTCAATTGCTCCTGTGTTGCGTTTGCAGGTGCTACAATCACGCCATTCTCGATCAAATCCCAATACTCTTTAGAACGCAGCAAATTTTCCATAAGCATGGCCCAATGATCATAGAAGCCATCGAATCTTGGTATAGAAGGTTGCATATAGTTGCTTGATTCAGCCATGTAAGCTTGAATCAGAAGTTTCTTGAAACAGATTATGGTTTTTGCGTGTAACTAACTTTGGTTCTTTGTGTAACTAACTTCGGTTATTATACAAAGATGGGTTTAGATCGTTTCAAAAGGTAtactgataccaattgttgaaATAAATTCGTACTTCTCATTGATCACTAACAACAATACAAGCCTTATATAGGCAATGTCACAACATACAAACAGGCTTAGACACAAGCTAGGCACGCAGGCCAGCAGACAGGCTCGCAAGCCATCAAGCCAGGCACGCGCGCGCAGGCCAGTCTAACTTAAGGCCCAAGCAACAATCTAAGCCACACATATACACACAATTAAACTGTAAAACTAACATCATTGGGGCTCCTAACAATAACTATAATTTTGTACAAATCCACATTAGTGAAGAAACTAGCTTGCAAATACCATAAACTAACGTTTAAGGAAAATAGAATCATACCCATTTAACAATCGAAAATATGCAAATAtcataaactaataaaatataaaccaaTCAAGTGTCACACTTTCTCTAACATCCACTTGTTTCACCCTATTAACCAAAGATTCAACATATGAGATTTTCCcgtgcaaaaaaaataatgtcattACGAGAGTTCTAAATAGACCACATAACAATTTCCAACATTCTAACAACCACTGTGACCTATCTCTCCTATCCACACCCACCCCAAAGAAAGCTCTCAAAGAGAACTAAACCAATTCAAACTCCAACCACATAAAAATAACATACTAAACAAAAAGAACACTGCTACTTGGGCACCCACATTAATGATAATGTAAATGCTGATGTTCCTTGAATAGTGAAGCAGggagaaatttatttattgagtTAGAGACGTCAACGTTGTTGGCGTTGAACTGAAAAATTATGATGTATAGTGTTCTGGATGCAATTAGTAATGTCTAAACTCCGTCTCATAAAAAATATCGTTATGCGTCTTTCTTTCAAAACTGATTGATCatgttgatttattttttttgggtacatttgataatgttgattttaataataatatgaggtATAGGTGGAGGACGGGGAAGGATAGGGATGCCAACAAAATTGGGATGTCTGTCCCAACTTTAATGTCTAATTgttcttaatttatcaaaaaaataatgttgattTTAATAATGTATAAAAGACATTAATAACATGACATTGCACACTTGGATAAAacaatatacttttttttttactaaaaataaacgATATTCATCCATTCAAATTTAAAGAGTatatcgatgcaatacaaattaaaattcgctaaaaacaaaaGGGCTGAATATGCAAATAAACTCACATCATCCAtgttaataacataaaacggcgaattacataagcctacgaatatgactatattgaagtgtctggaatgccCATGTCTCCAGATCTGTAGCGTTGATaacacaaaagtcgacattgaaATATGGATTTGCAATTGATCGAaactaatccttcaacctgaaacaaatgaacaccgcacaaagacgatATGACAAAATATACCGCACAACGACGGGacaacaccgcacaaagacggaacaacaaaatacacaaaaacaaacaaatatgtgaaaatcacatttatttaatttatttaatataacgagaaataaaaataattttgaagtggtgacggctagggttagaaGATGAGAGAAAAAGAGAGGAAGGAGGTAGCTTATAAAGTTATAACCACCAACAATATAAATGTCATTAAACTTTTATGCTATTTCAATAAtacttttcataaaaaatattttacttatttaaataatagtatattaaattaaaataaatattattgaaatatttttttaatatttttttaaaaaaatatatgttattgAAATAGAAGAAAAGTTTAATCACGTCAATCATAGTTTGGCCATATGTGTAGTGCCACATCATTA from Trifolium pratense cultivar HEN17-A07 linkage group LG1, ARS_RC_1.1, whole genome shotgun sequence includes these protein-coding regions:
- the LOC123899145 gene encoding alkane hydroxylase MAH1-like, with the translated sequence MFEYITLFVAIFFMIFYNIWKRDKNNVIITNWPIIGMLPSVLHNQSNIHDYATFILKHYGGTFVFKGPWFTNIANFILTSDPMNVHHITSKNFTNYGKGSDFHEIFEVFGLGIFNLDTNEWKQERTLLQSLLKRNSFKIFLEQNIQKKLENCLLPFLDYASKGEQILDLQDILERFTFDIAFTSLFGFDSNILPNNLNELEDIAYVKAISVLEDMILLRHLIPNCIWKLQKWLKIGQEKKGMVAQEKLYEFLNNRIAYYKGDEEKRRLRSSEDVDESNSCLLKELMNEGILEKGEMVETYIRDTAINLLLAGNGSVSSSLNWFFWLVLTHPIEEAKIIQEIKDNCLTQEEKLIANLSVEELDKLVYLHGAICEALRLYPPIAFEHKCAIKYDILPSGNHVSPNTKLIYSLYAMGRMEQIWGDDCLEFKPERWISDREQIKHVPSYKFIAFNAGPRKCIGKDMSFVQMKMVAVALLLKFKIQVVEGHSITPRDSIVIRMKHGFKVKVSKRCV